ACAACACAAGTAATGTTTGTGTAAAATTGTgacttttaattttttatttactgATTTTTATGATGGTTAGGCTAGAAAGAAGTTAAAAATGGTGAAAATTGAATTTTCTTTTaacaatataaacataaaagcacTCTCATAGTCCCATGAAACCGATGTTGGCCAATGGATATGGAGTTTAGATGAGGAGGATATGACATCTAATGGCTCACTGGGGATTTTGGATTGATGGGAAATCTAAACAACTCTATTAATGGAAGGACTGTGGTCCTCTTAAATAGAGGCATGTGCATAGAATGAATTTCTAGCCTTGCTTTCTCAACTTTTAACATGGGGAGAACAAGAAGACTTATTTTCTTCCACGAGATGTTAACAGTACTCTTGAATCATCTCATAATAAACAATTATGTTCAGAAAGTGAGACAGGTGCGATATGTTGTTTTTGGTTCTTTTTCATTAAATAAGGTAAAATGTTTGTggtttttaattaatcataactTTAGGATCCAAAATGAAACTACTCACTCACCTTCCTTAAATTTTAAGAATTCTACTAACCAAAAGGGGATTTTTTAGTAGTCACCTAGTTCAAATGACACTGCTAATTAAACTAATTCAGGACTGGTCCCAAAGGAAATGAATGAATAGGAAATTCCTCGCACAAAAGTTTACGAAAACCTTACTTACACGAGTCCCTGTAAGAGATGACTATCTTTAAAAACGAAAATAATACGTACTACTACTCTAATATATCAAAAAAGTGAACTTTGACAGCCAAAAATACCAAGAATGATCAAATTTACAGAATAATAACACCTCAGTCTCTATTATCTGGTATAGGGTAATTGAAGAATATTTGATACGCATGCATTGCAGTCTTGATCATTAATTCCATGTATACCCTTTAGTTAGCACGCTTTGGAATTCGCTAACCTGGTATTTGTAATTGCCCATCAAAGTAGATTATGCACATATTGGGTCAACTAATAAGGGTGATTTTGCAACACATTGGaactaggggtgagcatcggtcggtttgggcagttttttcacaacaaaaaattcagaattcggttttcggtctggattggtgcaatccaaaaaccgaccgaaccaaaccagtttaaaaaaaacCAATCATTTTGGACCgcagtttggtcggttaaaccgaccaaaccgaattgattattgtttttttttttttttaagttttagttaaaatattaaaaattttagattgttggaatccatttttgtgcatttttaaaacataaatatatagaacataattacatttacaaattttaaagtttgaaacataattaaaaagtcCATAATTAAGAgtataaattttaataattaataattatataatattatattattattttattatgttcggtcggtttcggttttattggtcggttcacccaaaatttcaaAACTGACCGAACAATAGCGATTTGCACCGTCGACGGTTTTTTCGGTTTAAATGGTTTtgattttttcggtgttcggtatacacgattttttcaatttttcagaTTTATGCTCAACCCTAATTGGAACAACTAAATCATGTACTACAAGGAACGTTCGAAAGTCTAAGCTACCTAATCACAGTACTCTATTAATGTTGCACCTGCTTTTAGTGTCATCACAAAAAGGGCCATATTCATATAGATTAACATATTAATGATTCACTTTCTTATTGGGCTTTGCAGACCAACTTAGAAATTCTACTCATCGCAACATGAGCTGGTACATTTGGGAATTCTTGCGTAGGTACTGCTCAATGCATACAGGTTAAAACTGAACAAGAAGTTAATTTTCTTAGATAACTAAGACTAGGGCCTGGCGATTGGCAAGGACTAAAAGCATTGGATACACCACGCCATGCAAGGATTTGAAAAGTAAATATTATGACCGGCCATtgtaatcacattttaaaaatctAATATTGTTCTACCTTGATATATTTGGAGAAAAAACTTTCCCAACCCTTTAAACTTGTATAAACTTAGACTAAGAAAATTTTATTTCACTCTTGTAACAAGGGAAAATAGAGACGATCTCCCAATTGAAGGTAAGTAATACAATTTAATGCCACCGCTAAAAAAAACTCACATTGCCCTATTTATCTTTCAGTATAACTTCTAAAACTCGAAAAACAATGTAACTTGAACCTAAAGAATAGCATAAACAAGCTATGAAATATGTCAACAATTTATAACATCAAACAAATCGCAATGAAAAAAAGAATAATTATGATAAACGCATGGTAAGATCAATGATAAGGGTGAAACAATGAGCGGATAGATATACTTCAAATTCACTTTAATCCAAAGGATTCCACACTACAGAAATTCCAAATCCAATTCATGCTCAACATTAGAACAAACTAAAACATGAAAACAAAAATCTTTCCTCTTAAGAAAAAGAtctaaaaaaacagaaaaaagcTAATAAGATTATCCTTTAGGCCAAAACATCCGCTCCAACAAAAATATAAGCCAAATCCCTCTTAACGGTACtgcaaaaggaagaaaaaaaattcaaagcaaTAAGCATCAAAACAGAAAAAGTTTGACTAAATCTAAATTGATAGAATATTCATTAAAGCCTCTGACCTTGATGAAGCCAATCTCCTTGGCATTGCTGCGGAAGCACTGTCTGCAACACATGAGACCATACTTCCGGATCAAACCATGGGGGTTTCCACACACACGGCTGTCGATTATGGTAAAGATCCAACACAGTCAAAATCACAGGTCAATAATACGAAACAAACACTGCCCACAACTGACCCAGCAGATAAATTTAAAATATGTGCAAATCTATAAAATACCCAAAACGAAATAACTTTTTCTTTTTGCAGCACAAAACGAAATAACTTGATTCTGAATCAAAATGAATAATTTTTACAGAAAAATTGTTCTACGAGGAAGAATGAGGAAATGGAATCCTTACCAGGTGCGTGAACCGGGGCCATAGTTCTTAGGGTGCGAGTTCCAGACGTTGGAGTGTCCCATGATTCGATGGCAGGTGGGAGAGGAAGAGGACTAGAATCGAGAGCCCAAGCAGTCGTAGAGAATAGCCGAGCGTTTTAAGATTCTGTGAAAATCTTGTATATATATGGGGAAGACTCCAAACCCTAGTTTGATCGACTACGCTTCACCCGCATTTGGTTTCCCAATTCTGACGGGTAAACCCGATTACTACCCGATTTGATTTGaaaagtaatataataatataatataatagagAAATCTCTATATTTACTTATTTAGTTTAAGTTGATTactaaatttaattttatatactaaaaataattttatgttattttaaatAATCTAATTCACATATTTTTAGTCAAAGTTTTTTCTAAATACAAAAATTTCTCActcaaatttattaatatatttatttatattttatataaataatctcTTAAATTAATTAAGAgaacttaaaatttaaaataaagtgATATACCTAATTTTGGTATTGTCACGTGGCGTCACAGTAATTGATAACGTGTCAAATAAGTGGTGAAGTGACAAGATACCTCGATATCGTTACTCGCCAAGAGAGTGACCCTCGTTAGTCCCACGATATTTAGACAAAACCAAACTTCATCAACAAGAGTCTACTTCTCCAATCGCACGAGTCAATCAACCCCCAGCCGTTTGGACTCTGTTGCCATTCGTACTAGGTCGTCGTTGAACTCTAGGACAAGGGGCTCCTTGCAAGTCGTCCTATCGCCAATGGCCTTAGCCAATCGCACGTGGTCGCCTGGTCCTCGCCACCCAAGCCTTTCTTAGCACCGAAAAGTTTAACCAACCTCCTCACGCACAAGACACACTGGATTGCTATATTTGAAGGGTACAAAAACATGGTGTTCATCCGAGTGTCTCATAAATTAGCTAGATCGGGAAACAACTTACCACCGTCAGCTCTTCCCATTTCCACGACTATAAATACTACAAATCAAAGTGTAAAATGTGTTGGTCGATAAGTCAGTAACTATTCATCTTCATAATAGCTCTCACTCTCCATTCTTGTAACTACCTCAGGAGTAAAATCAAAACTCAACGTAACTGTTCTTGTGGGTTCAAAGTTCATCATAAATACAACTGACTAAAGTGGACGTGGGtcttttttttgtttgttgaaCCACTGTAAATCTGCGTCTCCTTCTTTTATTAGTGCATTTatttctctgtttttggtttaTTATTCACAGTGAAGGTTCCACTTAGAATTTTACACACaaaacaactcttcatttattactccgtgtaagttgacgaaaaaaccagtcaacataaATAAAATCCAAAACTAAAcacaattaaatttttaattttattaattaattttttagaatgtttataaaatattataaatatattaatagaaaaaaatgataaatataatttttatttgtttttatttttatatttaagattttgttaattaattttataaattgttGTTGTAAAAAGATAAATATATTAATTGCATCTCAAGTGGGggtatgctttttttttttttaataaaactttgACTATAAATAAGTATAgagtctatttttaacattttaaaatagCAAAAGATTATTTTTAGCTTTTTTGAAAACATATAGTTAAACATAATAATAGGCTTAAATTCAAAAGAACAAAGTCGTAATTTTCTAATATAATATGCGTACATACTATTTATTTTCACTCTTGTGGTTTTATGTATTTTACCAAATAATACAAAATATATTATTtagatcatttaaaaaaaattataatacaatCTATTTATtgcttattttttatatatattttctaatgttttataaaaatttatttaaataaaatattaatatttaaaaaaattacatcacctttaaaataaaattttattttaagatcattttaaaaataattattcgaaaataaacaaaaatagatTGTTAAACAtttaacaaattatttatttcatagaattttataaaaaaaaaatattttgaaaagtttttttttttaattttatttatctaAATAATTAAAGAGAAAGTTTTATTgcctaattaaaactaattttgaccaagaaaaaaattcaaaaatgtaTTTTGAACTATTTGATAAAATACACaagtgtaattttttttatgtgttctgaatttaaagttttattttaacACCAAGATTATCTTTCAATCATGGTAAAAAAAAACTCTTTAAATCAAATATTTTGATGAAAAGTTTCACAAAATTGCAAATGATATAAtttctaaatatatattttattttttgtattaatttacAATGAAATGTTCTATGAAATATACTGCACTAATACTCCTAAAATTTAAAGTTTATGCACTACtccaaaataaatttattttcttctaaaaattaaataaactaTTTTTATATGGATATGTCTTATTGTAAGTGTTAGTTTTTTTTATAGGCTCGTTATAATCAAGTTTTGTTGTCTTCTTTTATTGTTCATAAATGTGTTAAAGCAACTCTAATGGGCACCTTAACACTATGTTTGGGAGAGAAGAGAGTGGATGGAGATGGGTGGAAGGAGAGAGATGAAGGAAAAGGAAGAATCTCTTGTTTGGCAAGAGGGAGAGACGAAGGGAGATGAGTGATAGAGAGAGAGGGTAACCATTAAAATTCAATCCATCTTTTTTTTTAAGGATTCAAGAAAAAGACAACCAAAATCTGTATAATACccttattatcattttaaaaaaacaacaaatatTTATGCTATAAAGAATAATAtggtaatttgaataattaatctCTTCTCC
The genomic region above belongs to Humulus lupulus chromosome 1, drHumLupu1.1, whole genome shotgun sequence and contains:
- the LOC133796108 gene encoding small ribosomal subunit protein uS14z/uS14y/uS14x, producing MGHSNVWNSHPKNYGPGSRTCRVCGNPHGLIRKYGLMCCRQCFRSNAKEIGFIKYR